Proteins encoded by one window of Aphidius gifuensis isolate YNYX2018 linkage group LG2, ASM1490517v1, whole genome shotgun sequence:
- the LOC122850675 gene encoding A disintegrin and metalloproteinase with thrombospondin motifs 20-like yields the protein MEKNFCQWQSTQRNNPQMRNLNNSHVALLLTRHHICLSPDGNKHCNAIGMAHLGTICNPDLSCTVVNDGPYSTAPIIAHELGHLLGMDHDSHNNPCLKNDNNGSLHLMNYQATNIHPLMWSNCSDEYVTRFLESGGGDCLLAEPTEKFDETRYRHLGQQYSLNKTCEIAWGPGYYTNKLKDDEKCGKFRCYHKNEEMANIASHRWLTVSDGTTCGDNKICYEGECISANKMTPVNGGWSDYGDFGECSRTCGGGIKIRYRYCNNPTPMYGGQYCLGKKKDYEICASNKCPGGSQNFRDSQCAEFNNKNLSSVGIQSISANWKSDEAADDFCVLYCKNENKDSHYLQNRVIDGTPCRGEDFHMCVHGVCKKYGCDYKLNSTTEFDICGVCNGNNSTCHKITKSFTFTPTPEHQNLPSYHHVYTIPAGSHHIDIKQYTANSSDRYNYIALKIAKNGSYILNDDKGGIKRYSQVYESNGINIEYSVINDAYMRVNIIKPIVDDIVVEVLFTYEFVLTQTSLEFYIPSRSNRHDYRWKIGEWSRCNATCQGIKKRDVKCQRIEDSEIVADSFCKTKPAKSSMECNSNCVLRWDIENKTACSAKCGHGTRNINYNCVRDFIQGTISTVEQLNPTSCSHIEKPIESEGCYTKCSANWKYSNWGDCNVTCGGGVRIRRAQCVDNTGKELNENMCNLKKDLIESCGLNECPKWVTGPWSACSVSLDKGEKERQVTCKIGNKIVNNSYCEGSMPDNKKTCNKRSSTDPNKKKVVSNDRALKLIERMDLVINDLRSQYSNIKKFFEKDEGPLQDKPNKEIENLFEKFQTFLKSNKIQRAINKICINKIVAQVEEYRFNADNSIGICSVMRSKTLMSIVKEIKSSADHAIAESYHKSNLQNKCIENTIGISKKYCDSEMSSVIKLIKMLEASANTLKDRTMKSSITTGASCYDEPVQLFNRLVQNSYSSAVSCL from the exons atggagaaaaatttttgccAATGGCAAAGTACACAACGCAATAATCCACAGATgcgaaatttaaataattctcatGTTGCATTACTTTTAACAAG acATCACATTTGCTTGTCTCCAGATGGTAACAAACATTGTAATGCAATTGGAATGGCTCACTTAGGCACAATATGCAATCCAGACTTATCGTGTACCGTAGTAAACGATGGTCCTTATTCAACAGCTCCAATTATTGCACACGAACTCGGTCATTT ATTGGGCATGGATCACGATAGCCACAACAATCCATGCTtgaaaaatgacaataatggATCATTAcatttgatgaattatcaaGCAACAAATATACATCCGTTGATGTGGTCCAATTGTTCTGATGAATACGTTACACGATTTCTTGA atCTGGTGGTGGTGACTGTCTCCTTGCCGAACCGacagaaaaatttgatgaaacaaGATATCGACATTTAGGTCAACAGTATTCACTCAATAAAACGTGTGAAATTGCATGGGGTCCAGgatattatacaaataaactGAAGGATGATGAAA aatGTGGAAAATTCCGGTGTTatcataaaaatgaagaaatggCGAATATTGCTTCTCATCGGTGGCTTACTGTCTCAGATGGCACAACTTGTGgcgataataaaatatgctaTGAAGGTGAATGTATCTCGGCAAATAAAATGACACCCGTCAATGGTGGATGGAGTGATTACGGAGATTTTGGTGAATGCTCAAGAACTTGTGGTGGTGGTATTAAAATAAGATATCGATATTGTAATAATCCAACACCAATGTACGGTGGTCAATATtgtttgggaaaaaaaaaagattatgaaATTTGTGCTTCTAACAAATGCCCTGGAGGATCACAAAATTttag agACAGCCAGTGTGctgaatttaacaataaaaatttaagtagTGTGGGTATTCAAAGTATAAGTGCCAATTGGAAATCTGATGAag CTGCTGATGATTTTTGTGTGTTGtattgtaaaaatgaaaacaaagaTTCTCATTATCTACAAAATCGAGTAATTGACGGCACTCCATGCAGAGGCGAGGATTTTCATATGTGTGTTCATGGTGTATGCAAAAAATATGGAtgtgattataaattaaactcaACTACTGAATTTGATATTTGTGGGGTTTGTAATGGAAACAATTCTACTTgtcataaaattacaaaaagttTCACTTTTACACCAACGCCTGAACATCAAAATCTACCAAGTTATCATCACGTTTATACAATTCCAGCTGGGAGTCatcatattgatattaaacagTACACCGCAAATTCATCTGATCGTTACAATTACATTG caTTAAAGATTGCTAAAAATGGaagttatattttaaatgatgacAAAGGTGGTATAAAACGGTACTCCCAAGTTTACGAATCAAATggaattaatattgaatatagtGTTATTAATGATGCCTATATGCgagtaaatattatcaagCCTATTGTCGATGATATAGTTGTTGAG gtATTATTTACATATGAGTTTGTACTTACACAAACATCATTAGAATTCTATATTCCAAGTAGAAGTAATAGACATGATTATCGTTGGAAAATTGGTGAATGGTCACGTTGTAATGCAACTTGTCAGGGTATTAAAAAGAGAGATGTTAAATGCCAAAGAATCGAGGATAGTGAAATAGTAGCAGATAGTTTTTGTAAAACTAAACCAGCAAAAAGTTCCATGGAATGTAATTCAAATTGCGTTTTACg ATGGGATATTGAAAACAAAACAGCGTGTTCTGCTAAGTGTGGACATGGTACACGAAATATCAATTACAACTGTGTACGAGATTTCATTCAAGGAACAATCAGCACTGTGGAACAATTGAATCCAACATCTTGTTCACACATTGAAAAACCAATTGAATCTGAAGGATGCTATACAAAATGTTCTGCAAACTGGAAATATTCAAATTGGGGAGATTGTAATGTTActtgtggtggtggtgttagAATAAGAAGAGCACAGTGTGTTGACAATACTGGAAAAGaattaaacgaaaatatgtgtaatttaaaaaaggacCTGATAGAATCATGTGGTCTCAATGAATGTCCCAAGTGGGTCACAGGACCATGGTCAGCt tgTTCAGTTAGTCTTGATAAAGGTGAAAAAGAAAGACAAGTTACAtgtaaaattggaaataaaatagttaataattCATACTGTGAAGGATCAATGcctgacaataaaaaaacttgcaaTAAACGTTCTTCTACtgatccaaataaaaaaaaa GTTGTTTCTAATGATAGagctttaaaattaattgaaagaaTGGATCTAGTTATCAATGATTTAAGAAGTCAAtactcaaatataaaaaagttttttgaaaaagatGAAGGTCCATTACAGGACAAACCTAACaaagaaatagaaaatttgTTCGAAAAATTTCAGACTTTTTTGAAAAGTAATAAGATTCAAAGAGctatcaacaaaatatgtaTCAACAAAATAGTTGCACAAGTTGAAGAATATCGTTTCAATGCAGACAACAGTATAGGTATCTGTTCCGTTATGCGTTCAAAAACTTTGATGTCAATTGTCAAAGAAATCAAATCGTCAGCAGAT caTGCAATTGCTGAGTCTTATCATAAAAGCAATCTTCAAAACAAGTGTATTGAAAATACGATtggaatatcaaaaaaatactgtGATTCTGAGATGTCATCTGTAATTAAACTTATTAAGATGCTTGAAGCTAGCGCAAACACGTTGAAAGATCGTACAATGAAATCTTCAATAACAACAGGAGCTTCGTGTTACGATGAACctgttcaattatttaatagattAGTCCAAAATTCCTACAGTTCAGCAGTATCTTGTctttaa
- the LOC122850676 gene encoding suppressor protein SRP40-like codes for MVTGSGKCNKNIKNINDKNACNIPGNKRSITNTTTSTNKSSSNSKSTSSSSSSSSSSTTVKKDSHGNTSTSSSSSSSSSSSSSSSSSSSSSSSNSSTVIIKCIDEQKKKGETHPTVPSTPRPSAQKNLKVVDESQVVNL; via the exons ATGGTCACAg GCTCTggaaaatgtaataaaaatataaaaaatatcaatgataaaaatgctTGCAATATTCCTGGTAATAAACGTAGTATTACCAACACAACTACGAGCACCAATAAAAGTAGCAGTAATAGCAAAAGTACGAGTTCCAGTTCCAGTTCCAGTAGCAGTAGTACAACTGTAAAAAAAGATTCTCATGGCAATACTTCTACTAGTAGCAGTAGCAGTAGCAGCAGCAGTAGCAGTAGTAGCAGCAGTAGCAGTAGTAGCAGTAGTAGTAGTAACAGCAGCACCGTCATTATCAAATGTattgatgaacaaaaaaaaaaaggagagacTCATCCAACTGTTCCATCAACTCCTCGACCATCTGcccaaaaaaatttgaaag TTGTTGATGAATCGCAGGTAGTCAATCTTTGA
- the LOC122849998 gene encoding uncharacterized protein DDB_G0271670-like: protein MNISMILRACLFRVFIIGILISVIVCEANNSPPAHSSSISSSSSSSSSSIYFDRQSVTKTTISTSSTSNISGHGSIASGIASGHTKGSSDGHSYELDSSSKSNSGH from the exons atgaACATTTCAATGATCTTAAGAGCTTGCCTTTTTCGGGTATTTATTATTGGCATATTAATTTCTG ttattgTCTGTGAGGCAAATAATTCTCCACCAGCTCACAGTAGTAGTATTAGTAGCAGTAGCAGTAGTAGTAGCAGCAGCATTTATTTTGATAGACAAAGTGTAACAAAGACTACAATAAGCACATCATCTACCTCAAATATATCTGGTCATGGAAGCATTGCCAGTGGTATAGCTAGCGGTCACACCAAAGGTTCCAGTGATGGTCATAGCTACGAGCTTGATAGCAGCAGCAAAAGCAACAGTGGTCACTGA
- the LOC122849999 gene encoding trypsin-3-like, which yields MYLIKFFYLTIFIISNVNANNDTSVKSVVKQNEESRIINGTKATDAQFPFMVSLRRALSGNHFCGGSIISERWVITAAHCMFDSNNYLITKKSLYVVGGKTNILMASQTSQKREISKLIAHPNYNAATLTQDVALLLTNRPFEFTQYVKPISMSIKLSSVNTMCYAVGWGYLKENGTVSNDLMFVGLPLLSSSTCRILLGPLPRGVICAGFKEGGKDACQGDSGGPLICDHEINGIVSGGEGCARPKLPGFYTSVPYYKSWINQVMQSNGSILSSKNGAKSKFISLTLAFVVVILSMFNI from the exons atgtatttaattaaatttttttatttaacaatttttattatttcaaatgttaACG cCAATAATGATACATCAGTAAAAAGCGTGGTTAAACAAAATGAAGAAAGTCGAATTATCAATGGAACAAAAGCGACAGATGCTCAATTTCCTTTcatg GTATCATTAAGAAGAGCACTTTCTGGAAATCATTTTTGTGGTGGTAGTATAATTTCTGAACGATGGGTCATCACAGCAGCCCACTGCATGTTTGA ttcaaataattatttgataactAAAAAATCATTGTATGTTGTTGGaggaaaaacaaatatacttATGGCCTCTCAAACTTCACAAAAAAGAgaaatttctaaattaattgCACATCCAAATTACAATGCAGCCACACTGACTCAAGATGTTGCTTTGCtattg aCAAATCGACCATTTGAATTTACACAATATGTAAAACCAATTTcaatgtcaataaaattatcatcagtaAATACCATGTGTTATGCAGTTGGCTGGGGTTATCTCAAAGAG aatgGAACAGTTAGCAATGACCTTATGTTTGTTGGACTTCCATTGTTGAGTAGCTCAACATGTCGAATACTTTTGGGACCTCTGCCAAGAGGTGTGATTTGTGCAGGTTTTAAAGAAGGTGGAAAAGATGCTTGTCAG GGAGATTCTGGTGGCCCTTTGATTTGTGATCATGAAATAAATGGCATTGTATCAGGAGGTGAAGGTTGTGCACGTCCAAAACTTCCTGGTTTTTATAC ctcTGTACCGTATTATAAATCGTGGATTAATCAAGTTATGCAATCAAATGGCTCAATTTTAAGTAGTAAAAATGGagcaaaatcaaaatttatttcattaacacttgcttttgttgttgtaattctatcgatgtttaatatttaa
- the LOC122850000 gene encoding uncharacterized protein LOC122850000, whose protein sequence is MRLIAIITVALFALVAGTMAQDYSQLFAGFGPYIRAASPMRDPRANTGPVLFPMGPPESGGETSGVIVGASGFGFVPPNSGFFYYF, encoded by the exons ATGAGACTT ATCGCTATAATTACCGTTGCATTATTTGCCTTGGTAGCTGGTACAATGGCACAAGATTACAGTCAGCTGTTTGCTGGTTTTGGACCATATATTCGTGCAGCATCACCAATGAGAGATCCACGAGCTAACACAg gaCCAGTTCTATTTCCAATGGGACCACCAGAAAGTGGTGGAGAAACAAGTGGTGTTATTGTTGGAGCTAGTGGATTTGGATTTGTACCACCCAACTCAG gttttttttattacttttaa